A single genomic interval of Lodderomyces elongisporus chromosome 8, complete sequence harbors:
- the YPO7 gene encoding Fe-S oxidoreductase: MGSGNLILSACIATYLLNGGRWSLALCALVLSYIYKHEQQQQQQHQQQQQQGQIQIQVHGQNSEQDARSVISKPNANFQNLGGKQAFLRKESQNHSSPILAVDFTTSKNFASSNNGPTAERTKPFPTRAKRSPKVFKASKPTIEKVGAHLTNSTQVDLKQAQIYIFYTSLTGSSTRIAKKLCEKLTSLELKHKPKLLSLDDDVDDLEKYFLKTPKNNSETTNGNSEVNEKNIYLMVLPSYETDSPIDYFLEHLVDTYQDFRVDKYPLRSLLGFAVLGLGDRESWAGEKFCQQAKLADRWLGKLGARRLFPAGTVCMKYEGEPKAQEWIQGFAELLVDDEPFYVDENDDAAFDDSDAETEASDDADTLVDVEDMGDIIRKTGQIQRQPGSRELEIKQMVTKDSPTYKSLTKQGYTIVGSHSGVKICRWTKSALRGRGSCYKFAFYGIKSHLCMETTPSLACSNKCVFCWRHGTNPVAKSNWRWEVDPPEKVMEGALQGHYQKIKQMRGVPGIQMDRFQEAFQVKHCALSLVGEPIFYPHINEFVKMLHDQHISSFLVCNAQHPDNLAKLSKVTQLYVSIDAPTKSDLKKVDRPLNSDFWERLMSCLDILRTTQSHQRTVFRLTLVKGFNMTDIESYADMVERAMPSQIEIKGATFCGSSTGNGNPLTMQNIPFYEECKNFVQSLNSELHRRGLDYDIAAEHAHSCCILVAHEKFRINGVWHTHIDYAKFFELLESGKDFVDIDYVAPTPEWAIWGSQEAGFNPVDTRWDRKAEKLKNKLAREEEAILKEEDLVAEVK; encoded by the coding sequence aagggcaaatacaaatacaagttCATGGCCAAAACCTGGAACAAGATGCTAGATCTGTAATTTCTAAACCAAATGCAAACTTTCAAAATCTTGGAGGTAAACAGGCATTTCTTCGCAAAGAGTCTCAAAATCACAGTTCACCTATTCTTGCAGTAGATTTCACAACGTCAAAAAACTTTGCTTCACTGAATAATGGACCAACTGCAGAACGTACGAAACCGTTTCCTACACGCGCCAAGAGGTCGCCGAAAGTTTTCAAAGCCAGTAAGCCAACTATTGAGAAAGTTGGAGCACATCTCACCAACTCTACCCAAGTAGATCTCAAACAAGCACagatttatattttttacaCATCTTTAACTGGGTCTTCAACTAGGATAGCCAAAAAGCTTTGTGAGAAATTGACGTCGCTCGAGCTCAAACACAAACCCAAATTGCTAAGCCTTGATGACGACGTTGATGACCTCGAAAAATATTTCTTAAAGACACCTAAGAATAACAGCGAGACAACAAATGGGAATAGCGAggtaaatgaaaaaaatatctaCTTGATGGTTTTGCCTTCATACGAAACAGATTCGCCAATCGATTATTTCCTTGAACATTTGGTTGACACATACCAAGATTTCCGAGTAGACAAGTACCCATTGAGGTCACTTTTAGGTTTTGCCGTACTAGGTTTAGGAGACAGAGAGAGCTGGGCAGGTGAAAAGTTTTGTCAGCAAGCAAAACTAGCCGACAGATGGTTAGGAAAATTGGGTGCGAGGAGGTTATTCCCTGCTGGAACTGTTTGTATGAAGTATGAAGGTGAACCTAAAGCACAGGAATGGATTCAGGGTTTTGCCGAATTATTGGTTGATGATGAACCATTTTAcgttgatgaaaatgatgatgctgCTTTTGATGACAGTGATGCCGAGACCGAGGCTAGTGACGATGCCGACACGTTggttgatgttgaagaCATGGGTGACATTATCCGTAAAACTGGACAGATCCAAAGACAACCTGGATCAAGAGAATTGGAGATCAAACAAATGGTTACTAAAGATTCCCCAACATACAAATCACTTACAAAGCAAGGATATACCATTGTTGGCTCGCATTCGGGTGTCAAGATTTGTAGGTGGACAAAGTCAGCCTTGCGCGGTAGAGGATCGTGTTACAAATTTGCATTTTACGGTATCAAGAGTCATTTGTGTATGGAGACAACTCCATCATTAGCATGCTCAAATAAATGTGTCTTTTGTTGGAGACATGGAACTAATCCGGTAGCAAAGCTGAATTGGCGGTGGGAGGTTGATCCACCAGAAAAAGTCATGGAGGGGGCATTACAGGGCCATTatcaaaaaatcaaacaaatgAGAGGTGTTCCTGGTATACAAATGGATAGGTTCCAAGAAGCATTCCAAGTTAAGCATTGTGCCCTTTCATTAGTTGGTGAGCCCATCTTTTACCCACACATCAATGAGTTTGTCAAAATGCTTCATGATCAACATATTTCCTCCTTCTTAGTATGTAATGCCCAGCATCCAGACAATCTTGCCAAATTAAGTAAAGTTACTCAATTATACGTTAGTATCGATGCACCAACCAAGTCTGATCTCAAAAAAGTTGATCGTCCTTTAAATAGTGATTTTTGGGAACGTTTAATGTCATGTTTGGATATTCTACGCACAACACAATCCCACCAACGAACTGTTTTCAGGTTAACATTGGTTAAGGGGTTTAATATGACGGACATTGAGAGTTATGCTGATATGGTGGAGCGTGCAATGCCCTCACAAATAGAAATCAAGGGAGCAACATTCTGCGGTTCGTCTACTGGGAATGGGAATCCATTAACGATGCAAAACATTCCATTTTACGAAGAATGTAAGAATTTTGTGCAAAGCTTGAACTCAGAGTTACATAGAAGAGGACTTGATTACGATATTGCCGCAGAGCATGCACACTCTTGTTGTATCCTTGTTGCTCATGAAAAATTCAGGATTAATGGTGTTTGGCACACACATATCGACTATGCCAAGTTCTTTGAATTATTAGAAAGCGGTAAGGATTTTGTCGATATTGACTACGTGGCACCAACTCCAGAATGGGCCATATGGGGCTCTCAAGAAGCAGGATTCAATCCTGTGGATACCCGATGGGATCGTAAAGCggagaaattgaagaacaaATTGGCAAGAGAAGAGGAGGCAATACTCAAGGAAGAGGATCTTGTTGCAGAAGTCAAATAA